A single region of the Brassica rapa cultivar Chiifu-401-42 chromosome A03, CAAS_Brap_v3.01, whole genome shotgun sequence genome encodes:
- the LOC103856761 gene encoding 2-methoxy-6-polyprenyl-1,4-benzoquinol methylase, mitochondrial isoform X1 has translation MFCNNITTSALTRSRRLSIQAMALRLLSSRRRLGSIVLSYRSPLASLHSHATSFGFQQVKEEEKSKLVSNVFTNVASSYDIMNDVMSAGLHRLWKERLVGKLSPFAGMKHLDVAGGTGDVAFRIFDAVNSVKRRALRKVDEASIEETQIYVCDINPNMLNVGKQRAAERGLSDNRSLVWVEGDAEALSFDDDSMDGYTIAFGIRNVTHIEKALAEAYRVLKRGGRFLCLELSHVDIPVFKELYDLYSFQVIPNLGELIAGDRDSYQYLVESVRRFPPQERFAKMIGDAGFEKVEYENLVGGVVAIHSAIKL, from the exons ATGTTCTGTAATAACATCACGACGTCTGCACTGACTCGATCTCGGAG ACTTTCTATACAAGCTATGGCACTTCGATTACTAAGCAGCAGGAGGAGGCTTGGGAGCATAGTTTTGAGTTACCGTTCCCCTCTTGCTTCCCTTCATTCCCATGCCACAAGTTTTG GTTTTCAACAAGTaaaggaagaagagaaaagCAAGTTGGTTAGCAACGTTTTCACCAATGTAGCTTCCAGTTATGATATTATGAATGATGTCATGAGCGCTGGCTTGCATCGGCTATGGAAGGAAAG ACTCGTTGGGAAGCTTAGCCCATTTGCAGGGATGAAGCATCTTGATGTGGCCGGTGGAACGG GTGATGTTGCGTTTAGGATCTTTGATGCTGTTAACAGTGTCAAACGAAGAGCGTTGCGGAAAGTTGATGAGGCTTCAATTGAAGAAACTCAGATCTACGTATGCGACATTAACCCCAACATGTTGAACGTTGGGAAACAACGTGCTGCGGAGAGAG GTTTAAGTGACAACAGGTCACTCGTATGGGTCGAAGGAGATGCAGAGGCCTTGAGTTTCGATGACGATTCAATGGATGGATACACTATTGCATTTGGGATAAGGAATGTTACGCACATCGAAAAGGCTCTCGCAGAGGCTTACAG GGTACTAAAACGAGGAGGGAGATTCTTGTGCCTTGAGCTCAGCCATGTTGACATTCCGGTCTTCAAAGAACT ATACGATTTGTATTCGTTCCAGGTAATTCCAAATTTAGGGGAACTAATTGCCGGTGACAGGGATTCTTACCAGTACTTGGTTGAGAGTGTTCGTCGGTTTCCTCCTCAG GAGCGGTTTGCAAAGATGATAGGGGATGCAGGATTTGAGAAGGTGGAGTACGAGAACCTTGTTGGTGGAGTTGTCGCCATCCACTCTGCCATTAAGCTCTGA
- the LOC103856761 gene encoding 2-methoxy-6-polyprenyl-1,4-benzoquinol methylase, mitochondrial isoform X2: MALRLLSSRRRLGSIVLSYRSPLASLHSHATSFGFQQVKEEEKSKLVSNVFTNVASSYDIMNDVMSAGLHRLWKERLVGKLSPFAGMKHLDVAGGTGDVAFRIFDAVNSVKRRALRKVDEASIEETQIYVCDINPNMLNVGKQRAAERGLSDNRSLVWVEGDAEALSFDDDSMDGYTIAFGIRNVTHIEKALAEAYRVLKRGGRFLCLELSHVDIPVFKELYDLYSFQVIPNLGELIAGDRDSYQYLVESVRRFPPQERFAKMIGDAGFEKVEYENLVGGVVAIHSAIKL, from the exons ATGGCACTTCGATTACTAAGCAGCAGGAGGAGGCTTGGGAGCATAGTTTTGAGTTACCGTTCCCCTCTTGCTTCCCTTCATTCCCATGCCACAAGTTTTG GTTTTCAACAAGTaaaggaagaagagaaaagCAAGTTGGTTAGCAACGTTTTCACCAATGTAGCTTCCAGTTATGATATTATGAATGATGTCATGAGCGCTGGCTTGCATCGGCTATGGAAGGAAAG ACTCGTTGGGAAGCTTAGCCCATTTGCAGGGATGAAGCATCTTGATGTGGCCGGTGGAACGG GTGATGTTGCGTTTAGGATCTTTGATGCTGTTAACAGTGTCAAACGAAGAGCGTTGCGGAAAGTTGATGAGGCTTCAATTGAAGAAACTCAGATCTACGTATGCGACATTAACCCCAACATGTTGAACGTTGGGAAACAACGTGCTGCGGAGAGAG GTTTAAGTGACAACAGGTCACTCGTATGGGTCGAAGGAGATGCAGAGGCCTTGAGTTTCGATGACGATTCAATGGATGGATACACTATTGCATTTGGGATAAGGAATGTTACGCACATCGAAAAGGCTCTCGCAGAGGCTTACAG GGTACTAAAACGAGGAGGGAGATTCTTGTGCCTTGAGCTCAGCCATGTTGACATTCCGGTCTTCAAAGAACT ATACGATTTGTATTCGTTCCAGGTAATTCCAAATTTAGGGGAACTAATTGCCGGTGACAGGGATTCTTACCAGTACTTGGTTGAGAGTGTTCGTCGGTTTCCTCCTCAG GAGCGGTTTGCAAAGATGATAGGGGATGCAGGATTTGAGAAGGTGGAGTACGAGAACCTTGTTGGTGGAGTTGTCGCCATCCACTCTGCCATTAAGCTCTGA
- the LOC103856762 gene encoding 18S rRNA (guanine-N(7))-methyltransferase RID2, with product MSTRPELLAPPEIFYDDSEARKYTSSSRIVEIQARLSERALELLALPEDDVPRFLLDIGCGSGLSGETISENGHQWIGLDISASMLNVAVEREVEGDLLLGDMGQGLGLRAGVIDGAISISAVQWLCNADKSSHEPRLRLKAFFGSLYRCLSRGARAVFQVYPESIAQRELILRQALQAGFGGGLVVDYPHSTKKRKEFLVLTCGSVPTSINDGHKGSGSEDDDDDSEDEDNGMVCVSDRNRPRKKQRTNKKGKGREWVLRKKEQSRRKGNDVPADSKYTARKRKSRF from the exons ATGTCGACTCGACCTGAGCTGCTAGCGCCGCCGGAGATATTCTACGATGACTCCGAGGCTCGCAAGTATACTTCTTCCTCACGTATCGTCGAAATTCAG GCGAGGTTGTCTGAGAGAGCTTTGGAGCTTCTTGCTTTGCCTGAAGATGATGTTCCTAGATTCTTGCTTGATATtg GTTGTGGATCTGGCCTGAGCGGGGAAACAATCTCTGAGAACGGGCACCAATGGATTGGTCTTGACATTTCAGCCTCCATGCTTA ACGTTGCTGTTGAACGAGAAGTTGAGGGTGATCTTTTACTTGGTGACATGGGCCAG GGCTTAGGTCTTCGTGCAGGAGTCATAGATGGAGCCATCAGTATATCGGCTGTTCAG TGGTTATGCAATGCTGACAAGTCATCGCATGAACCTCGTTTGAGGCTAAA GGCTTTCTTTGGGTCACTATATCGATGCTTATCAAGAGGAGCAAGGGCAGTTTTCCAAGTCTACCCTGAGAGCATCGCTCAGCGTGAGCTGATCCTTCGCCAGGCCTTACAAGCTGGATTCGGTGGTGGACTCGTTGTCGACTACCCACACAG TACTAAGAAGAGAAAAGAGTTCTTGGTCCTCACATGTGGCTCTGTTCCAACCAGTATTAACGATGGGCATAAAGGAAGTGGCTCGgaagatgatgacgatgatAGTGAAGACGAAGACAATGGAAtg GTATGTGTATCAGATAGGAATAGGCCAAGGAAGAAGCAGAGAACGAACAAGAAAGGGAAAGGAAGGGAATGGGTTTTGAGGAAGAAGGAACAAAGTAGAAGGAAAGGAAACGATGTTCCTGCTGATTCCAAGTACACCGCAAGGAAACGCAAGTCGCGTTTCTGA
- the LOC103856763 gene encoding glycosyltransferase BC10, producing the protein MGETQNLHLPLRNRSSLKKPLLIVLLVCITSILLVCTYMYPQHKVKSPACEGLSTRGCQAALSGWLDVHVRKHTDEEVAARVVIRDILRTPPALTSKSKIAFMFLTPGTLPFEKLWDKFLQGQEGRFSVYIHPSRLRPVHISRHFSDREIHSDQVTWGRISMVDAERRLLANALEDPDNQHFVLLSESCIPLHTFDYTYRYLMQGNVSFIDSFEDRGPHGTGRHMDHMLPEIPRQDFRKGAQWFTMKRQHALIVMADNLYYSKFRQFCRPGVEANKNCIADEHYLPTFFHMLDPGGISNWSVTYVDWSERRWHPKTYRARDISLKFLKNITSDDVSVHVTSVGKRGEELHWPCTWNGIRRPCYLFARKFHSDSVNKLVRLFPNYTSTVV; encoded by the exons ATGGGGGAGACACAGAACCTCCACTTGCCTCTCCGTAACCGCTCTTCATTAAAGAAGCCCTTACTAATCGTTCTACTAGTCTGCATCACGAGCATCCTCTTGGTCTGCACTTACATGTACCCACAGCACAAAGTCAAGAGCCCCGCTTGCGAGGGCTTATCCACCAGAGGCTGCCAAGCTGCTCTCTCCGGATGGCTTGATGTTCACGTCAGGAAACACACTGACGAGGAAGTCGCGGCTCGAGTTGTGATCAGAGACATACTCAGAACACCTCCCGCTCTGACCTCTAAATCGAAGATAGCGTTCATGTTCTTGACCCCTGGTACTCTGCCGTTTGAGAAGCTGTGGGATAAGTTTCTCCAGGGTCAAGAAGGGAGGTTCAGTGTTTACATCCACCCGTCGAGGCTGAGACCGGTTCACATCAGCCGTCACTTTTCGGACCGGGAGATTCATAGTGATCAGGTCACGTGGGGGAGGATCTCTATGGTTGATGCTGAGAGACGGCTTCTAGCAAATGCTCTTGAGGATCCTGACAACCAGCACTTTGTTCTTCTTTCTGAGAG CTGCATACCGTTGCATACGTTTGACTACACTTATAGATATTTGATGCAGGGTAATGTCAGCTTCATTGACAG TTTTGAGGATCGTGGACCTCATGGGACAGGGAGACACATGGATCACATGTTACCTGAAATCCCAAGGCAAGATTTCAGAAAGGGTGCTCAG TGGTTCACAATGAAGCGTCAACACGCTTTGATAGTGATGGCTGATAATCTCTACTACTCTAAATTCCGCCAGTTCTGCAGA CCAGGGGTAGAAGCAAATAAGAACTGCATTGCGGATGAACATTACCTACCTACATTCTTCCAT ATGCTTGATCCGGGAGGAATCTCGAACTGGTCAGTCACATATGTTGATTGGTCTGAGCGTAGATGGCATCCTAAGACATACAGAGCTCGCGATATCTCACTCAAGTTCTTGAAAAATATCACG TCTGATGACGTGAGTGTACACGTGACAAGCGTTGGCAAG cgTGGAGAAGAGCTTCATTGGCCATGTACATGGAACGGTATAAGAAGACCATGTTACTTATTCGCAAGGAAGTTCCACTCAGATTCTGTTAACAAACTTGTCAGACTCTTCCCAAACTACACCAGCACAGTGGTCTGA
- the LOC103856765 gene encoding cytochrome P450 71B10 has translation MIINVIFKKSLSLHKSVTKVHAYKKQELCFIITCSLTNVKRVKNMAVIWLLSLLFLISILITAVKRTKQSDGRQPPSPPGLPFIGNLHQLGPLPHQSLWELSKKYGPVMLVKLGRVPTVVVSSPDTAKQVLRDHDLNCCSRPSVEGARKLSYNFRDIAFSRYDDYWKELRKLCVMELFSTKQVNLIQPIKKMEMKKLIHSITESAYKKTPVNLSETFLSLNANVVCKASFGVSFQGTVLNNEKFQALVHEAIEMLGSFSASDFFPYIGWIFDWFTGLHARRERSVRDLDAFYEQMIDLHLQKNREERSEDDFVDLLLKLEKEEAVLGYGKLTRNHIKAILMNILLGGINTSAITMTWAMAELARNPRVMKKVQSEIRDQIGKNKEARIISLDETDKLKYLKMVIKETWRLHPVSPLLVAREVISEFKINGYTIQPKTRLHVNTWGTGRDPEIWKDPKEFIPERFMDRDIEANGQHFELLPFGGGRRICPAMYMGATTVEFGLANLLYQFDWKIPEGVEDVDMDEASGLTSHKKHDLLLVPVKSFDF, from the exons ATGATAATTAatgtcatatttaaaaaatcattatctcTTCACAAATCTGTTACAAAAGTTCATGCATATAAAAAACAAGAGCTTTGCTTTATCATCACTTGCTCACTTACAAACGTGAAACGTGTTAAGAACATGGCAGTGATTTGGCTTCTATCGCTTCTCTTCCTCATCTCTATCCTTATCACCGCCGTGAAGCGCACTAAGCAGAGCGACGGTCGGCAACCACCATCTCCTCCTGGCTTACCGTTCATCGGGAACTTGCACCAGCTGGGACCATTACCACATCAGTCTCTATGGGAACTCTCAAAGAAGTATGGTCCTGTGATGTTAGTGAAACTCGGAAGAGTTCCAACAGTTGTAGTTTCTTCCCCTGACACGGCAAAACAAGTTCTTAGAGATCATGACCTTAATTGTTGTAGCCGTCCAAGCGTGGAAG GTGCAAGAAAACTTTCTTATAACTTTAGAGACATTGCTTTCTCTAGATATGATGATTACTGGAAAGAGTTAAGGAAGCTGTGTGTTATGGAACTCTTTAGTACTAAACAAGTGAACTTGATTCAACCCATCAAGAAGATGGAGATGAAGAAGCTGATTCACTCAATCACTGAATCTGCTTATAAGAAAACTCCGGTTAACTTGAGCGAGACGTTTCTTTCCCTGAATGCTAACGTGGTTTGCAAGGCATCATTTGGTGTGAGTTTTCAAGGGACTGTGCTCAACAATGAAAAGTTCCAAGCTTTAGTCCATGAGGCTATTGAGATGTTGGGGAGCTTCTCTGCTTCAGATTTTTTCCCCTATATAGGTTGGATCTTTGATTGGTTCACAGGTTTACATGCAAGGAGGGAGAGAAGTGTGAGAGATCTTGATGCTTTCTATGAACAGATGATTGATTTACATCTACAGAAAAATAGAGAAGAAAGAAGTGAAGATGATTTTGTGGACTTGCTCTTGAAGCTGGAGAAGGAAGAAGCTGTTCTTGGATATGGCAAACTCACAAGAAACCATATCAAAGCTATCTTGATG AACATTCTTCTAGGGGGAATCAATACTTCTGCAATAACCATGACATGGGCAATGGCGGAACTCGCAAGAAACCCACGAGTGATGAAGAAAGTTCAATCCGAAATCAGAGACCAGATAGGGAAAAACAAAGAAGCAAGAATCATAAGCTTAGACGAAACAGATAAACTCAAGTACTTGAAAATGGTAATCAAAGAAACATGGAGGTTACATCCAGTGTCACCTCTTCTAGTGGCAAGAGAAGTAATATCTGAGTTCAAGATCAACGGCTACACAATTCAACCAAAGACAAGGCTTCATGTCAACACATGGGGTACTGGACGCGATCCCGAGATATGGAAAGATCCAAAAGAGTTTATCCCAGAGCGGTTTATGGACCGTGACATTGAGGCAAATGGGCAGCACTTTGAGTTGTTACCCTTTGGAGGTGGTCGAAGAATTTGTCCAGCAATGTACATGGGGGCGACAACAGTTGAGTTTGGTCTCGCGAATCTCTTGTATCAGTTTGATTGGAAGATACCAGAAGGTGTTGAAGATGTTGACATGGATGAAGCTTCTGGACTCACTTCCCATAAGAAACATGATCTTCTACTTGTTCCTGTGAAATCTTTTGATTTTTGA
- the LOC103856766 gene encoding cytochrome P450 81F2 — protein sequence MDYVLVLLPLVLFLLAYKFLFSTKTKRYNLPPGPTPFPIVGNLHLVKPPVHRLFRNFAAKYGEIFSLRYGSRQVVVISSLPLVRECFMGQNDVILTNRPHFLTAKYVAYDYTTIGTAAYGDHWRNLRRICSLEILSSHRLTGLLSVRRDEIQRLLTRLSRDYNGHVVELEPLLADLTFNNIVRMVTGRRYYGDQVHNEEEANLFKKLVTEINDNSGASHPGDYLPILKVFGHGYEKKVKALGEAMDTFLQRLLDDCRRDGESNTMLSHLLSLQLDQPMYYSDVIIKGLMLSMMLAGTDTAAVTLEWAMANLLNNPEVLKKAKSEIDVKIGQERLVDEPDIVNLPYLQNIVSETFRLCPAAPLLVPRSPSEDLKIGGYDVPRGAIVLVNSWAIHRDPKLWDEPEKFMPERFEEKEAANTNKLMMFGNGRRTCPGAALGQRMVSLALGSLIQCFDWEKVNGEKIDMTENPGMAMRKLVPLRAVCYQRPIMASLFA from the exons atggattACGTTTTGGTTTTGTTGCCACTCGTATTGTTTCTATTAGCTTACAAATTCTTATTCTCAACCAAAACCAAGCGTTACAATCTCCCACCAGGACCAACTCCCTTTCCCATCGTCGGCAATCTCCACCTCGTGAAACCGCCGGTCCACCGTCTCTTTCGCAACTTTGCGGCAAAATATGGCGAAATCTTCTCCCTACGTTATGGCTCTCGCCAAGTCGTCGTGATATCTTCTTTGCCTCTCGTCAGAGAATGCTTCATGGGTCAGAACGACGTCATTTTAACAAACCGGCCGCATTTTCTGACCGCCAAATACGTCGCCTACGACTATACCACGATCGGGACCGCCGCTTACGGCGACCATTGGCGTAATCTCCGCCGTATTTGCTCTCTTGAGATCCTTTCCTCTCACCGTCTCACCGGACTCCTCTCCGTTCGTAGAGACGAGATCCAACGGTTGCTCACGAGACTCTCGCGTGACTACAATGGCCATGTCGTTGAGCTTGAGCCTCTTCTTGCAGATTTAACTTTCAATAATATTGTCCGTATGGTCACAGGAAGACGTTACTACGGAGACCAG GTTCACAACGAGGAAGAGGCGAATCTATTCAAGAAACTAGTGACAGAGATCAACGACAATAGTGGTGCGAGCCATCCAGGAGATTATCTACCGATTCTCAAAGTTTTTGGCCACGGCTACGAGAAGAAAGTGAAAGCACTTGGCGAAGCCATGGACACTTTCTTGCAGCGGCTACTTGATGATTGCCGAAGAGATGGGGAAAGCAACACAATGCTTAGTCATTTGTTGTCTTTACAACTAGACCAACCCATGTACTACAGTGACGTCATCATCAAAGGCCTCATGCTC AGTATGATGCTTGCGGGGACGGATACTGCAGCCGTGACGCTAGAATGGGCCATGGCGAATTTGTTAAACAACCCTGAAGTGTTGAAGAAGGCAAAGTCCGAGATAGACGTTAAGATCGGACAAGAACGTTTGGTCGACGAGCCGGACATTGTGAATCTCCCTTATCTCCAAAACATAGTCTCCGAGACTTTTAGGCTGTGTCCTGCCGCACCACTCCTTGTCCCGCGTTCTCCTTCTGAAGATCTCAAAATTGGTGGATACGACGTGCCACGTGGCGCTATCGTACTAGTGAACTCTTGGGCCATACATAGAGACCCGAAGCTTTGGGATGAGCCCGAGAAGTTCATGCCCGAGCGGTTCGAAGAAAAAGAAGCAGCGAACACGAATAAGCTGATGATGTTTGGGAACGGACGAAGGACGTGTCCGGGTGCGGCTTTGGGACAAAGGATGGTATCGTTGGCTTTAGGATCATTGATTCAATGCTTTGACTGGGAAAAAGTCAATGGTGAGAAGATTGATATGACCGAGAATCCTGGAATGGCTATGCGTAAGCTCGTGCCGTTACGAGCCGTTTGTTATCAGCGTCCCATTATGGCTAGTCTCTTTGCTTAA
- the LOC103856767 gene encoding transcription factor bHLH35: MDDINQEFSNYWEPNSFLQNEEFKYDSWPLEEAISGSYDSSSPDGAASSPASKNIVLERNRRQKLNQRLFALRAVVPNITKMDKASIIKDAISYIQGLQYEETKLEAEIRELESTPKSSLSFGKDFDCDLLVPVTSKRMKQLDSGSSRSLIEVLELKVTFMGERTMVVNVTCNKRTDTMVKLCEVFESLNLKIITSNLNSFSGMIFNTLFIEADEEEQDVLRLKIESGIGAYNGAQSPTWSMESLY, encoded by the exons ATGGACGATATCAACCAAGAATTCAGTAATTACTGGGAACCCAACTCCTTCCTCCAAAACGAAGAGTTTAAATACGACag CTGGCCGTTGGAGGAAGCTATTTCCGGATCATATGATTCGAGTTCACCTGACGGTGCGGCTTCGTCTCCAGCTTCAAAGAATATTGTGTTGGAGAGAAACAGAAGGCAAAAGCTTAACCAGAGGCTCTTTGCTCTTCGTGCAGTTGTTCCTAATATCACTAAG ATGGATAAAGCATCAATAATCAAAGATGCTATAAGTTACATACAAGGGTTACAATATGAAGAAACGAAGCTTGAAGCTGAGATCAGAGAACTTGAATCTACACCAAAGAGTAGCTTGAGTTTCGGTAAAGATTTTGATTGTGATCTACTGGTTCCTGTCACATCCAAGAGGATGAAGCAGCTTGATTCTGGCTCTTCCCGTTCTCTCATAGAAGTTCTTGAA TTGAAGGTAACATTCATGGGAGAGAGAACAATGGTGGTGAATGTAACATGTAATAAGAGGACAGACACAATGGTGAAACTGTGTGAAGTTTTTGAGTCATTGAATCTAAAAATCATCACTTCCAATCTCAACTCTTTCTCCGGCATGATCTTCAACACTCTCTTCATTGAG GCagatgaagaagaacaagatGTGTTGAGGTTGAAAATAGAATCAGGAATAGGAGCTTATAATGGAGCTCAGAGCCCCACTTGGAGCATGGAGTCTCTATACTAA